One genomic segment of Devosia sp. includes these proteins:
- a CDS encoding polysaccharide deacetylase, with protein MIRNPIAWPNGARCACAITFDVDADSLIHMARPQDSHRRLYPISMGRYDPNVGVPRILETYRRLGLKQSFFIPGWVVETYPHMVDAILEGGHEIGLHGYLHEDPSEQDSVEQAYWFERSLEVCRKATGQNPRGYRAPVYNVTPEVIDLAIRHGLTYDSSMMADDLPYLVKSEQGALIEIPVHWGSDDWPPFAHYPEIGYMMPVMSPERGLESSFAEFEAQYAVGGLWVGIWHPFLTGRLARWRVVESWLEQVLSRGDVWFAPLEEIAAHLAHLRASGAWEPMVEPARPYPGPLLEGYRK; from the coding sequence TTGATCCGTAATCCAATTGCCTGGCCCAATGGGGCCCGCTGCGCCTGCGCTATCACCTTCGATGTCGACGCCGATAGTCTGATCCATATGGCCCGTCCGCAGGATAGCCATCGCCGGCTCTATCCGATCAGCATGGGGCGCTATGATCCGAACGTCGGTGTCCCGCGCATTCTTGAGACATATCGTCGACTTGGGCTCAAACAGTCCTTCTTCATTCCCGGCTGGGTGGTTGAAACCTACCCCCATATGGTGGACGCCATTCTCGAGGGTGGCCACGAAATCGGGCTGCACGGATATCTGCACGAAGATCCCTCCGAACAGGATAGCGTCGAACAGGCCTATTGGTTTGAACGCTCGCTGGAGGTGTGCCGCAAGGCCACGGGGCAAAACCCGCGGGGCTATCGGGCGCCGGTCTACAATGTCACTCCCGAGGTCATCGACCTCGCCATTCGGCACGGTCTCACCTACGACTCCTCGATGATGGCGGACGATTTGCCTTATCTTGTCAAAAGCGAGCAGGGCGCGCTGATCGAAATTCCGGTGCATTGGGGCAGCGATGACTGGCCGCCCTTCGCCCACTATCCCGAAATTGGCTACATGATGCCGGTGATGAGCCCTGAGCGGGGGCTGGAATCGTCCTTTGCCGAGTTCGAGGCGCAATATGCGGTGGGCGGCCTGTGGGTCGGGATCTGGCATCCCTTCCTCACTGGCCGTCTGGCGCGGTGGCGCGTCGTCGAGTCCTGGCTCGAACAGGTACTTTCTCGTGGCGATGTCTGGTTTGCACCACTGGAAGAGATCGCGGCCCATTTGGCGCATCTGCGCGCCAGCGGGGCCTGGGAGCCCATGGTCGAGCCGGCCCGGCCCTATCCTGGCCCCCTTCTTGAGGGCTATCGGAAATGA
- a CDS encoding urea carboxylase-associated family protein, which yields MSELLCRYAAHHPDGTNNSAHQVLGDAGRIEQGVLHVVPAREGRAIRVRRGERLKVINTHGSQVGDFWAFSEADPGEHLSMEHLRPDLRRLTPGPGDAMVTNRRRNILTLLEDTSPGVHDTLVASCDIHRYHKLGHAGYHDNCTDNLRMALAAVGIALPEVPCPLNLWMNTPPQENGDMLWLPPVSRPSDFVTFRAEMDLIAVISACPMDLLPINGADSTPRSLSVTVLA from the coding sequence ATGAGTGAGCTTCTTTGCCGATACGCAGCACACCATCCGGACGGCACCAATAACTCCGCCCACCAGGTTCTGGGCGATGCAGGGCGGATTGAACAGGGGGTCTTGCACGTCGTGCCTGCTCGCGAAGGCCGGGCAATTCGCGTTCGTAGGGGCGAACGCCTCAAGGTTATCAATACCCATGGCAGTCAGGTTGGGGATTTCTGGGCATTCTCCGAGGCCGATCCCGGCGAGCATCTCTCAATGGAGCATCTGCGCCCCGATCTGCGCCGGCTGACGCCTGGCCCTGGGGACGCAATGGTGACGAACCGGCGGCGTAATATTCTGACCTTGCTGGAGGACACTTCGCCAGGTGTACACGATACACTTGTCGCCTCCTGCGACATCCATCGCTACCACAAGCTTGGGCATGCGGGTTATCACGACAATTGCACCGACAATCTCCGCATGGCCTTGGCCGCTGTCGGGATCGCGCTTCCAGAGGTGCCGTGTCCGCTCAATTTGTGGATGAATACGCCTCCGCAGGAGAACGGGGACATGCTGTGGTTGCCACCGGTGTCCCGCCCGTCCGACTTCGTCACCTTCCGCGCCGAGATGGACCTGATTGCCGTGATTTCGGCCTGCCCGATGGACCTGCTGCCCATCAATGGTGCGGACTCCACACCGCGCAGTCTCTCGGTCACGGTTCTGGCCTAA
- a CDS encoding transposase translates to MLEVVPSRMENSPAVARRNWPDETKARIVEEALAPDVNVSAVARLYGMSPSQLFGWRRKAIAKGQVERREEPGEEAGASGGVIEIGIADATVRVGPMVSEDHLRRVLRAVRSA, encoded by the coding sequence TTGCTCGAGGTCGTGCCGAGCAGGATGGAGAACAGTCCTGCGGTGGCGCGGCGCAACTGGCCTGACGAGACCAAGGCGCGGATTGTGGAGGAAGCGCTGGCCCCGGACGTAAACGTTTCGGCGGTGGCGCGGCTATACGGGATGTCGCCGTCGCAACTGTTCGGCTGGCGCCGCAAAGCCATCGCCAAGGGCCAGGTTGAACGACGGGAAGAGCCTGGCGAAGAGGCTGGCGCTTCGGGCGGGGTCATCGAGATCGGCATCGCGGATGCTACCGTCCGCGTTGGCCCGATGGTCAGCGAGGATCATCTACGCCGTGTCCTCCGCGCCGTCCGCTCGGCATGA
- the tnpB gene encoding IS66 family insertion sequence element accessory protein TnpB (TnpB, as the term is used for proteins encoded by IS66 family insertion elements, is considered an accessory protein, since TnpC, encoded by a neighboring gene, is a DDE family transposase.) yields MFLASQPVDFRKGPDGLVGLVRDAGADPFNGSLYVFRAKRADRIKIVWWDGTGLCLYAKRLEKAAFCWPRIGHSRVQLGHAQLLALVDGMDWKRVRSVPMSRPQSAG; encoded by the coding sequence GTGTTCCTGGCCAGCCAGCCGGTGGACTTCAGGAAAGGACCCGATGGCCTGGTCGGCCTGGTTCGGGATGCGGGTGCCGATCCGTTCAACGGTTCGCTTTATGTGTTCCGGGCAAAACGGGCGGACCGGATCAAGATCGTGTGGTGGGATGGCACTGGCCTATGCCTTTACGCCAAGCGGTTGGAAAAGGCCGCGTTCTGCTGGCCCCGGATTGGCCATAGCCGGGTTCAGTTAGGCCATGCCCAACTGCTTGCCTTGGTGGATGGTATGGACTGGAAACGGGTTCGCTCGGTGCCGATGAGCCGACCACAATCGGCTGGGTAA
- a CDS encoding IS66 family transposase, protein MEPADLQKLPDDIAALKAMILAAHAREASADQKRLALKAEVAAHEAAIAQMIAAKVADAEKIARLESIVAMLKRAQFGTRSEKLRIDPLDAEQMAFVFDELQTGLGEIRAERDKRAGTAAPRPPRPRKGFAPHLERIEQIIEPEVPADCVGLEAVRIGEDVSERLDVTPATFRVIVTRRPKYAYRLADGEDRIVQAPAPDHLIAGGIPTEALLAQVAVSKYADGLPLYRQEEIYARDGVELDRSLMAQWMGRVGFELEPLAQYVLHTIKQGERVFADETRLPTLAPGSGKVKTAWLWAYARDDRPFGGSGPPMVAYRFEDSRSGDCVAQHLDGYRGILQVDGYAAYNRLGKDRGANDAMTLAGCWAHSRRKFFDLHASDGSPFTSAVVKAMAPLWAIEEEIRGYGAELRTSIRAERSRPIVTELFAMLDRELPRLSGKSKLAEAIRYTLSRRATFERFLADGRIEIDSNIVERAIRPQTITRKNALFAGSDGGGRAWATVATLLTTAKMNGVDPNAWLTQTLERIAAGWPNSQIADLMPWNFRQ, encoded by the coding sequence ATGGAACCCGCCGATTTACAGAAACTTCCCGATGATATCGCCGCCCTAAAGGCGATGATCTTGGCTGCCCATGCCAGGGAGGCGTCGGCCGATCAGAAGCGTCTGGCGCTTAAAGCCGAGGTTGCTGCCCATGAAGCCGCAATCGCCCAGATGATTGCTGCCAAGGTGGCCGATGCCGAAAAGATCGCTCGGCTGGAATCGATCGTTGCCATGCTCAAGCGGGCACAGTTCGGGACACGCTCGGAAAAGCTGCGGATCGATCCGCTCGATGCCGAGCAGATGGCCTTCGTGTTCGATGAGCTGCAGACGGGCCTCGGCGAGATCCGGGCCGAACGCGACAAGCGCGCTGGAACTGCTGCCCCCCGTCCGCCGCGGCCGCGCAAGGGCTTTGCGCCGCATCTGGAACGCATCGAGCAGATTATCGAACCAGAGGTCCCGGCAGACTGCGTAGGCCTTGAAGCTGTTCGCATTGGCGAGGACGTCTCCGAGCGCCTCGATGTGACCCCGGCCACGTTCCGCGTCATCGTCACCCGCCGCCCAAAATACGCCTACCGCCTGGCTGACGGCGAAGACCGCATCGTGCAGGCGCCGGCACCCGATCACCTGATTGCCGGCGGCATCCCGACCGAGGCGCTGTTGGCCCAGGTGGCGGTCAGCAAATATGCCGATGGCTTGCCGCTCTATCGCCAGGAAGAGATCTACGCCCGCGATGGCGTGGAACTGGATCGCTCGCTGATGGCTCAGTGGATGGGCCGGGTCGGCTTCGAGCTCGAGCCGCTGGCCCAGTATGTTCTGCACACCATCAAACAGGGCGAGCGGGTCTTTGCCGATGAGACCCGATTACCGACGCTGGCGCCGGGCTCGGGCAAGGTGAAGACCGCCTGGCTATGGGCCTATGCCCGGGATGATCGACCGTTCGGTGGATCAGGACCGCCGATGGTGGCTTATCGCTTCGAAGACAGTCGGTCCGGCGACTGCGTCGCCCAGCATCTGGATGGCTATCGCGGTATCCTGCAGGTCGACGGCTATGCCGCCTATAATCGGCTGGGCAAGGATCGTGGCGCCAATGACGCCATGACCCTGGCCGGGTGCTGGGCCCATTCGCGGCGCAAGTTCTTCGACCTGCATGCCAGCGATGGCTCGCCCTTTACCAGTGCCGTGGTCAAGGCCATGGCGCCGCTCTGGGCTATCGAAGAAGAGATCCGCGGCTATGGCGCCGAACTGCGCACCAGCATCCGGGCCGAGCGCTCCCGCCCCATCGTCACCGAGCTGTTCGCCATGCTGGACCGGGAGCTGCCGCGCCTGTCGGGTAAATCTAAACTGGCTGAGGCCATCCGCTACACCCTGAGCCGCCGGGCGACCTTCGAGCGCTTTCTTGCCGATGGTCGTATCGAGATCGACTCCAACATCGTCGAACGCGCAATCCGTCCGCAGACCATTACCCGCAAGAATGCGCTCTTTGCCGGCTCCGATGGTGGTGGGCGCGCATGGGCCACAGTCGCAACGCTGCTCACTACCGCCAAGATGAACGGCGTCGATCCTAATGCCTGGCTGACACAGACCCTCGAACGCATCGCAGCGGGCTGGCCAAACAGCCAGATCGCCGACCTCATGCCATGGAACTTCAGGCAGTAA
- a CDS encoding LysR substrate-binding domain-containing protein produces MRKLPPLHALRAFEAAARQLSFTKAADELGLTPTAISHQVRHLEEVLKTSLFQRYPRPIRLTEEGARLYPVLRDSLDQIAAAIGQLSANEGDTPLRLSVTLAFASRWLMPRLAKLRHETGLSIDVEADDKPADLHSSGIDIAFRYAEKPTADAEWHRLFPDRSIAVAAPSLVQAAKPPTPEAILALPLLSYRWKIGAGLAPDWSHWQRLAGIEGRAPPIAQNFSEEIHAIDAAAAGHGAVLASEVLVSGLLRTGELVRLSDIALPGRSYWAVFLPDHPQRDRLITLLGWIRQHN; encoded by the coding sequence TTGCGAAAATTGCCCCCTCTCCATGCCTTGCGGGCCTTTGAAGCGGCGGCACGGCAATTGAGCTTTACCAAGGCGGCCGATGAACTCGGGCTGACGCCTACCGCCATCAGCCATCAGGTTCGCCATCTTGAAGAGGTACTGAAAACCAGCCTGTTTCAGCGCTATCCCCGCCCAATCCGGCTGACCGAGGAAGGCGCGCGGCTATACCCGGTGCTGCGGGACAGCCTGGACCAAATTGCCGCTGCAATCGGGCAATTGAGCGCAAATGAGGGTGACACGCCCTTGCGCCTGTCGGTGACACTCGCCTTTGCCAGCCGCTGGCTGATGCCCCGTCTGGCAAAGCTGCGGCACGAGACCGGACTGTCGATAGACGTGGAAGCCGACGACAAGCCAGCTGATTTACACAGCTCTGGGATCGACATCGCCTTTCGCTATGCCGAAAAGCCCACCGCCGACGCGGAATGGCACCGGCTGTTTCCCGACCGCTCCATTGCTGTCGCCGCGCCCAGCCTTGTGCAGGCTGCCAAGCCTCCCACCCCCGAGGCGATACTGGCCCTGCCCCTTTTGAGCTATCGCTGGAAAATAGGCGCAGGCCTGGCCCCGGACTGGTCTCACTGGCAGCGGCTGGCCGGGATCGAGGGGCGTGCGCCACCCATCGCGCAGAACTTTTCCGAGGAAATTCACGCCATCGACGCCGCAGCAGCCGGCCATGGCGCGGTGCTGGCCTCCGAAGTGCTCGTCTCTGGCCTGTTGCGAACCGGAGAACTGGTCCGGCTCTCCGATATCGCCCTGCCGGGCAGGAGCTATTGGGCCGTATTTCTGCCCGACCATCCCCAGCGCGACCGGCTGATCACCCTGCTCGGGTGGATCCGGCAGCACAATTGA
- a CDS encoding NAD(P)H-dependent oxidoreductase, which translates to MATLLRVDASAQLEERSLTRKLTGIFTSAFVAADAEAHVITRDVGADPVPNIDHRFIHAAFTPPDQREDWMNQRLALSDELIDEVASADVIILGAPMYNYGMPSTLKAWIDHISRIGRTFSFDLARGDFPIEPILSGKKLVVLSARGEFGFEPGGIRCSMNALDPGIAACAHYLGVAREDIDTVAIEYQEFKDHRYIQSVTQAEQRTRELAKFCVHARAAA; encoded by the coding sequence ATGGCAACTTTGCTCCGCGTTGACGCCAGCGCCCAGTTGGAGGAGCGCTCGCTCACCCGCAAGCTGACCGGGATTTTCACCAGCGCATTTGTGGCGGCAGACGCCGAAGCGCATGTCATCACCCGTGATGTCGGCGCCGATCCGGTGCCGAACATTGACCATCGTTTCATCCATGCCGCGTTCACGCCTCCGGATCAGCGCGAGGATTGGATGAACCAGCGTCTGGCCCTCTCGGACGAGTTGATCGACGAGGTTGCGAGTGCCGATGTCATCATTCTGGGTGCGCCGATGTATAATTACGGCATGCCATCAACGCTTAAAGCCTGGATCGACCACATCTCGCGCATTGGGCGCACCTTTTCGTTCGATCTAGCGCGGGGGGATTTCCCGATTGAGCCCATTCTGAGCGGAAAGAAGCTAGTGGTCCTCTCGGCGCGTGGCGAGTTCGGGTTTGAACCAGGGGGGATTCGGTGCAGCATGAACGCGCTCGACCCTGGAATTGCTGCTTGTGCCCATTATCTGGGTGTGGCGCGTGAAGACATAGACACCGTCGCAATCGAGTATCAAGAGTTCAAGGATCACCGTTACATTCAATCCGTAACGCAGGCCGAACAACGAACGCGAGAACTCGCAAAATTCTGCGTTCATGCAAGAGCGGCCGCTTGA
- a CDS encoding IS256 family transposase: MSRRKEPAIPNELLDQLLAGGAASAAFEQGGLLDSLKKALTERALNAEMDHHLSGEDGAGNTRNGYGRKTVTTETGKLEIDVPRDRQSSFDPQLIAKYQRRFPGFDDKIVSMYARGMSTREIAGHLRDLYGIDVSPALISTVTDAVLDEVATWQQRPLDPIYPLVFFDAIRVKIRDEGMVRNKAIHIALGVRADGAKEVLGLWLEQNEGAKFWLRVMNELKNRGTEDILLAVVDGLKGFPEAITAVFPETVVQTCIVHLLRNSMDFVSWKDRKGLASALKQIYRATDADAAEKALTDFDAGFWGQRYPAIGQSWRRAWSEVIPFFAFPDEVRRIVYTTNAIEALNSKLRRAVRARGHFPSDDAATKLLYLILNRSEKEWKMPPREWSMAKAQFAVIFGERFIRAMAA, translated from the coding sequence ATGTCTCGACGCAAAGAGCCTGCCATCCCAAATGAACTTCTCGATCAGCTTCTGGCTGGTGGCGCTGCCAGTGCGGCCTTTGAGCAAGGCGGTTTGCTGGATTCGCTGAAGAAGGCGTTGACCGAACGCGCTTTGAACGCAGAGATGGACCACCATCTGTCCGGCGAAGATGGCGCCGGCAACACGCGCAACGGTTATGGCCGCAAGACGGTGACGACCGAGACCGGCAAGCTTGAGATTGATGTGCCGCGTGATCGGCAGTCCAGCTTTGATCCGCAGCTGATTGCCAAGTACCAACGCCGCTTTCCAGGCTTCGACGACAAGATCGTGTCGATGTATGCCCGCGGCATGAGCACCAGGGAGATCGCGGGCCACCTGCGCGACCTGTATGGTATCGATGTGTCGCCGGCCCTGATCAGTACGGTGACCGACGCTGTCCTCGATGAGGTTGCCACCTGGCAGCAGCGGCCGCTCGATCCGATTTACCCTCTGGTCTTTTTCGATGCCATCCGGGTCAAGATCCGCGACGAGGGCATGGTGCGCAACAAGGCGATCCATATCGCCCTGGGGGTGCGCGCCGATGGCGCCAAGGAAGTGCTGGGCCTGTGGCTCGAGCAGAATGAAGGCGCCAAGTTCTGGCTGCGGGTGATGAACGAGCTCAAGAACCGCGGCACCGAGGATATCCTGCTGGCAGTCGTCGATGGCCTCAAAGGCTTCCCTGAAGCGATTACTGCCGTATTCCCCGAGACGGTGGTTCAGACCTGCATCGTCCATCTGCTGCGCAACTCGATGGACTTCGTCTCCTGGAAGGACCGCAAGGGGTTGGCGAGTGCGCTCAAGCAGATTTACCGCGCCACCGATGCCGACGCCGCCGAAAAGGCCCTGACGGACTTCGACGCCGGCTTCTGGGGCCAGCGCTATCCCGCCATCGGCCAGAGCTGGCGGCGCGCCTGGAGCGAGGTTATCCCGTTCTTTGCCTTCCCTGATGAGGTCCGCAGGATCGTCTACACCACAAACGCCATCGAGGCGCTGAACTCAAAGCTGCGGCGGGCGGTCAGGGCCAGGGGCCACTTCCCCAGCGACGATGCCGCCACCAAGCTGCTGTATCTGATCTTGAACCGGTCAGAGAAAGAGTGGAAAATGCCGCCACGTGAGTGGTCCATGGCCAAGGCGCAGTTCGCCGTCATCTTCGGCGAGCGCTTCATTCGCGCCATGGCGGCGTAA
- a CDS encoding tyrosine-type recombinase/integrase translates to MATPDDIRRYQLFQHENGVSPSTINGAVSALRFLFDVTLKRRDLSRALVITRYQRQLPDVLSIEEAARLLEAAPGIKYKAALGVAYGAGLRVSEVAHLKVDDIDSARMLIRIEQGKGRKDRNAMLSPQLLELLRLWWREGKQRGVMLPHGWLFPGRSRTDPISSRQLHRAVQEAAEVAGIRKRVSPHTLRHSFATHLLEEDVDIRVIQVLLEHSKLETTALYTKVSTRTIQAVASPLDRLMALMEDKPPPA, encoded by the coding sequence GTGGCCACGCCAGACGATATCCGCCGCTACCAGCTCTTTCAGCATGAGAACGGTGTCAGTCCCTCCACCATCAACGGCGCGGTCTCGGCTCTGCGCTTCTTGTTCGACGTGACGCTGAAGCGGCGGGATCTGTCGCGGGCCCTGGTGATCACCCGTTATCAGCGCCAGCTGCCCGACGTGCTCAGCATCGAGGAGGCGGCCCGGCTGCTCGAGGCGGCGCCAGGCATCAAGTACAAGGCCGCGCTCGGGGTCGCTTATGGCGCGGGCCTGCGCGTCTCTGAGGTCGCCCACCTCAAGGTCGACGATATCGATAGCGCCCGCATGCTGATCCGGATCGAACAAGGCAAAGGCCGCAAGGATCGCAATGCCATGCTCTCTCCCCAGTTGCTGGAGCTACTGCGACTTTGGTGGCGCGAGGGCAAGCAGCGGGGCGTCATGCTGCCCCATGGCTGGCTGTTTCCGGGGCGCTCGCGCACCGATCCGATCTCGTCGCGGCAACTGCATCGGGCGGTGCAGGAGGCGGCCGAGGTCGCCGGCATCCGTAAAAGGGTCAGCCCGCACACCTTGCGACACAGCTTTGCCACGCACCTGCTGGAGGAGGATGTCGATATCCGGGTCATCCAGGTGCTGCTCGAGCACTCCAAGCTTGAGACGACTGCGCTCTACACCAAGGTCTCGACCCGCACGATCCAGGCGGTCGCCAGCCCCCTCGACCGGTTAATGGCCCTGATGGAGGACAAGCCTCCGCCCGCCTGA
- a CDS encoding GntR family transcriptional regulator, with product MSAVQHLTFRERTYQEIVRMIISGEIPAGAPLDEKALIGRLNVSRTPFREAVGTLAKEGLIEIRPYRGFFVRTFSRKETNDLYELRKRLECFAVELAVPNMSDRDIAEFEKILERAVSARRQGDMDQYAEADRMFHERIAKLSENEALVETLSRLSLQIQLGRRVANESMDLVQDAERERDAILYAFRRRDVAAAVALMSAHISDVQGTVLAQYDFTP from the coding sequence ATGAGTGCGGTTCAACACCTGACGTTCCGGGAGCGCACCTACCAGGAAATCGTCCGGATGATCATATCCGGGGAGATACCGGCGGGTGCCCCTCTGGACGAAAAGGCATTGATCGGGCGCCTGAACGTGAGCCGCACGCCGTTCCGGGAGGCTGTGGGCACGCTGGCCAAGGAGGGCCTGATCGAGATCAGGCCATATCGCGGGTTTTTCGTGCGCACTTTTTCGCGCAAAGAAACAAACGATCTGTACGAACTGCGCAAGCGCTTGGAATGCTTCGCGGTGGAACTGGCCGTCCCCAATATGAGTGATCGTGACATCGCCGAGTTCGAGAAAATACTCGAGCGCGCTGTTTCGGCGAGAAGACAGGGTGACATGGACCAGTATGCCGAGGCAGATCGCATGTTCCACGAGCGGATTGCCAAGCTCTCGGAAAACGAGGCTCTGGTCGAGACCCTATCGCGCCTTTCGCTACAGATCCAACTGGGCAGACGCGTCGCCAATGAATCGATGGATCTTGTGCAGGATGCGGAACGCGAACGTGATGCCATCCTGTACGCTTTCCGCAGGCGGGACGTCGCCGCTGCAGTCGCGCTCATGAGCGCTCACATCAGTGATGTTCAGGGGACTGTCCTCGCGCAGTACGATTTTACACCATAG